From Lasioglossum baleicum chromosome 16, iyLasBale1, whole genome shotgun sequence:
TCACCTTTCGCGAGCGACGGAGTGGCGCTAGTGTTCTCTGTGTGCGAATACGACACGCACACCATCAAACCCACCGTCGAACACCGATAGATTGCCGAGGAAAGGTTGGGTTCACACAGCTGATACCCCCCACCCGCCACGAATGTTCCCGAAGATACCCGAACCCTCCACCAATTGCGACCCGCCTCACCGGAAGCCACGAATCGCGCGCGAAATTACCGCGCTCGAAAATGTCCAAGGTAACTTTGTCCTTTCTTGAAGtctgaataaaagataataaaagttttatttgcgaattagaaataatataatatataaattatttgtgGGATTGTTTACATGATTTTATGATTAGCCCCTTGCCGTATaactttacagttacagtgactgaatcgtctttatccccaaaaatatatagaagagaaaagaaaatatatatttcttgtatggctacattttcatttgaatgcttaaatagtgattactagactgcgcatctttatgcatttgtgacaaagttgagtagatgaaactggaaattgtcggaaaattttaaaaattgaattctctcctcgattaaaatcattaagggaagaaataacattcaatttggtttctatttcttgcaatcgatgcggacaattattattttgcataaagatccgaagtcGTCTATTGATTACGAACGAATAAAGTTTGATTTCATCGAAAAAGAAAGGCACAACATTCATATTTGATGTCTGACTCgtgaaaatacggcaagggcttaaatgaaaaatttgattgctgtttgaaaatgaaatattaatttaattcgtaatttcttatttattatacGAGTATTTCCGAGTGTTGTCAAACTTGTTTTTCACTGAACGATGGGAGAAATTATGGAAGCAATATATTTACTTGAATTGAATAGTAATCTAAATGAAAATACACGCCAGAAGAATAAATAAAGTACTTAAATAGTTAAACCTGATCATTCATTGATGAAGAAACACTTTTTACAACGAAAATTTCAGATTTTGTCCAGTCAACGACGTGCACCATCCGAAACGCTGCGACGAAATAGTGAATCCGGGCTGCGCCTGCGCGGCAGATCGAGGGGGAAGTCGAGAGCGGGAAAATTCGAATCGCGGAGAAGCGAAGTTGGAAAGTAAGTAAATAGAATATTTTGTAATAGAGCGCGTATGTGATAGCCGTATATTTTAAACATTCGTTTCGTCGTTAATTGCAAGAAACATTGCCCGAATCCGATTGGTCCCGAATGGTTTCGTATATTACATATCGCGAACTTTTGTCAGTCACGGAAGCTTTTACGTAATCGCGGGTTACGCAATTGTGAAACCTAGCCAACTTCCGTTTGAACTAGAAATTACGAATGCGGGAAAATATATTCTCACGGCAGAGTTCTATATTGATGACTGAATAGATTTTCGCTATTTTTATTGTTGAACATTAATACTGTACAGATTTGCCAGCTCGCAGAGACAGGGTATACACATGAGGTATTATTTCGTACAACGTaacaacatttaaaaatttcaaacaaaacaaaCAGTGTGTGTATTCTTGTACATCGTCGCGAGAATCGCGATGTATTTTGGGAGCTTGTTCGCGATTCCCGTGAGGCTGTACGGGATTTCCTATAATCGCGATTTGTGTCCTCGATGTAGCAGAATTATTGGAATGACATCTAGCGACATTTAACGTTGTataactttttttttgtttgccaCCACCCTAAAGTTTTTAACATTTACACGTCATCCTAATATATCTAGGCCTTGATATATCACAATGACGACAACCTCTTTAATACATTTCTATACTACTATCGCGATGCAGCTACTCTAAATCTTAAACTTTCCAACACGGTGGTAGAAGCTCAGCATAGTTACGATTACATTTATTGTCGTGTAGCAACCGCAGGAAAAATTCTAGCAATTTCAGTACCACCATCTACGATTCAAAGGTATACGGTTTTCTCTGATAAAAGTACAACATAACGGCAATAGATACGTTTTAAGATATGATAAAGGAAAGTACTTAATGTACATTTATAGCATAAGATGCGATATTTATATGCGTCGACTCCGTTCACTCCGACTTAAATTTCTTTGCGGTAATTCTTGTGCAATTCTGGCTTGATGTTGTACACCAGCTTCAAGATTGTGAGCATCACCTGCGCAACAGAAATAACCAAATGTTAGGACGTTCGATTGGAAGTGTTCTTATCAAATGGATTGTAAGCGTTATAAAACCACGTACAATGTCTTTGTGCACAGCGATAGCTTGGTTCATCTCctctattttaattttggtATCGGCATCTATACGGGCGGCAACGTCTTCTTTAGAACCCATGTGCTGGATATCAAAATATTCAATGATTTAATAACATTTTTGACAAGATCCATAGCTAGTTAAGTTTTCTAAGTACTTTACCTTGGCTTCAAATTCACGGAATTGTCTTTCCCGTTCTTGCCTGTACTTCTCAATCTCATCTTGAGCTTCCTCCTTAGCTTGCTTCAATCGGCGCGCTTTACCTAAATGGAAAAATTACTTTGGAGTTAGAAACTTGTTGCAGCAGGTACAAAATAGAACGTATTAATTCGCGTATATTAGGCTACATCAATAAATTAGGCGATGGTTAGACTAATTATATCAAAAAGGACCGTTCAACGATATTCTACCCTGACGCAACTATATACGTCACTACGGACACTCGAGGTaatcgaataaaaaataaaacacgCCAAATTGCATCGCCGAGTCGCATTACCTCAATTCATACAAATATCGTTTCCTCGATAGATTTAAAAGGTTACACCCAGTTGAATTCAGGGTCACAAAAAAGTTGATCGTGAAGTGTTACATGCGGAACACTTTCGACGGCAAATCCAATAGTTGAATAGAAACTCACGTTTTCTCGCTTCGGATACTTTCTCCGCGGCTCTTTTCTCGGCAGCCAGAAGCTGTTGAATACCTTGCGTCTGGCTGGCCATCTTTGCAGCAAACGAACAGAGCTGTATTCCGAACGAAAGAATCACAAATCGATCATATGACTTTGGAGTTTCCGTTGTTTGCCCCGCCTTAAAGTGATGGCGCTCTACCTTGCACTCTCACGTGTACCACCGTGTGCAATGCAGAATTCACGTTATCAGCACGAGCGCCAATCGCGGTTCCAAAAATTACCGCCAcgatataaaaatatgtattacACTAAATTtaatatcgaaagtataacgaaTAATTGCAATATTTATTACTCGTTCCCCGTATACCCTCCTCTTTTCACGCATTTCGAAGCCCGGGGTAGGAGACTTGGATAATTAATTATTCAAGAAGAAAGATATATTaaacttatttaatatattcaatgtacaataataaatggaaacttaatttattgatttacaTTTTAGTTTATCCGATTCCCCTGTATATTCTGCTTGTTATTCAAGAGAATCTTCTCTTGACGCTTCTTCTCCTCCTTAAACGCCTCGGTATTCGCTTTTCGTTCTATCCTCCTCTCCTAAAACGAATAATTaacgattttaattaattgcTTACGCTGTGAATATCAATAAGGAGCAAGCATTACTTTTCTGTATTCCTTGAGGGCCTTCTTCCTTTCTCTTCTTTCATACGCGGTTTCATCCTTCGGTCTTATGCTCAATATACTAAGAGTTGATTTCATGGTTTCCGCAACAGATTGCGATCCCCTTGCTTTGCCGATTTCATTTTGTTGATCGAACTGTGCTAAAGTTTTGGCAGTCAGCTTCCCAGAAGAGACATCCAATACGTTTTTCGGAATACCAGTTCTTggatcaactttaattttttctaCCTGCACACAAATTTATGATTACCAAATCaaatttcacaaaaatcgaAGAATTATTCTCAAGCTCTGTACCTTGGGCTCCGAAATCAATTTCGGATGATTATAAATATTACTGTATGTACTGATAAAGCTTTCACAGTCCCATTTATCTTTTTGTCTCGCAGCCACGACAAGATCTTCTAAATTATCTTCATCCTCGGAATACTCGTTTTCCAAAATTCTCATCTTATCCTTCATCAACTTCACAACATTGTTGGTCTGTAAAGACAGAGTACTTTGAGAATCGTTGTTTGTTCTACTCGCAGATAATAATATACAGTTCTTACGTCTTCGTGTTGCTGTTGTTCGAATTCGGATGCACACTGAAGCAGCAAATCTGAATCCGGTGCGACGTGTCCCTCGATTTCATCACATTCTAAGGCACCGATCTCACTGTCGTCGTACGCTTCATACATCTACAGAtaaaacgatttaaaatatatgCTGATCAAGAAAAAAGAAGATAATGAATACCAACTTTCTCAAACTTGTCATCCAGTAACGTTAATTGCGCGTTTCTTCTCATAACGCTACTACTCATAGAATACTCCGTAAAACGCGATCTTGTTTCTTCTTCTCGAAATGTGTACTGAGGACCGTTCAGACTACACACTTCATCTTGTTCTTCATCTGATAATGCTAGTCCTCCAGATGACCGATCTGCTTAAGCCGAAtcataaaatacatataaatatacataaaatataaatatacaaacaTACACAAGTGCATTTACATACTGTActcatcatcatcatcttcCTCTTCATTGCCACTGACATCAGCATTGGctaattcaatgaaattgtctTCCAGCTCGTTTTCCGAATCATCGTAATCGAAGTCCTCGTCCATCGCTGCTACTATGTCTGGGTCCAGATCCAACCGTAACCCAGAAACAGGAGCAGCTTTGTTGAGAAGCCCAACTTTCTCCTCCACGCTCGACTCGAACACGGAGGAAGGTAAGTTAATCTTTGGCTCATCTTTGCTTTCAGACTTCTCATTTTTTTTTGACCCGCTTGTACAATCTATACGTTCCCACTCTGTTGTCAACAAATTTGCATCTTTTAGATGCTGTAAGTAATCGTAATCATCGTCGAAATATATGCCATATTTTTGTTGCTCCTCTTTGCGTTTGTTATCGTTCAGGCTCCTCCTCTCTATCTTAGCAGCCTgcgtgcttcccgcaggcacgAGAACTCGTTGGGGTGCGTTCTCATCGGCGATCAAAGGATCCTTTTGCGACCGATGAACCAAATGGAACGACACCGAGTTCTTCTTGTCAATGAATTTCTTTGCTTTACACCTTGGCTGAAAAATTTGCCAGATATCACATATGTATAACTAACTTAAcaatcttaaccctttgcactccgaattatttttcaattttgttgccaacaactcttTACTATttaaagtgttttatttgaaatttacttcaaaggacagctCCTTGActcgactgctacttattttaaacaaatttgtttgtggaacttatatttgttttaactaaaaaacaagacaattaaataaataaaagaagaaccAAATGCATATAAGAACCCgatgtatttacatttttctttctctgatatcgagtcacactcgacaaacgagagagtgcaaagagttaacctCCCAACgagttacaattaattttctaaCTTACCATTTTCGCAGTATTCTCGGCAGAGAGGATCCTCTCTGTATTCTCAGTTCAAGTTTAACATACAATGCACAAGTCTGTGTACAAGATTGACGCACGagaacaacttcaatttctttatttacTGAATTTACGATCGGAGCACGAAAGCATGCGTTTCGTCAGCGGCTCTCAACTTTGTCGCAAAGTTAAAATACAAATGAAAATAATGCGGTATCAGAGAGGATACGgaaaatgaattattaattaacATTTGCAATAATGATATTTTGCGCGATCTGTAACTTTTATGGGTAGCaacgaaaataatattaatgccCAAGCCAGATTGGACAATGTTATTTTTGTGGCAAAGCCTATCCTGTTTCTTCCTTGAAATAATCAATGATAACATAGCGTTCGTTATTGATGTTCGATAAACGCGTTACAATACTCGAACGGAGCACAGAGAATGGGGCTCTTTGATCGTTTAGCGAATCTTTTAGGTCTTAAGAAAAAAGAAGTAAACGTTTTAGTAGTGGGCCTTAACAACAGTGGTAAGTCGACGGTCATAAATAATTTCAAACGCGAGGATGACCGTTGCATAGACATAGTGCCCACTGTTGCGTATAATGTTGAAAAATTCTCATGTAAGTTAAACAATGGCGAGTGAACCACGTTGCTCGATGTTCGATTGCCGTGCTTAAATTGTTGCTTGCACTTTTTGTACCGATCGGTTCGAGCACCACTTGTTATCTTATAAGGAAATGAAACAAGTATTTACATTTCTTATGAAAGGGGTAGGAacatacattttcatttatttaagcctgaattttattcgttatttcATTTATCCCTTTTTCTTTTCTCAATACTTTCTATTCTTGCACCACTTGTTATCTTATAAGGAAATGAAACAAGTACATTGAACTGTAAacctttattatacatatatatacacgttatacatttatatttactaCTTTTACTAATTTTATCTTCTGCCTTTACTTAGTCAGTCTTAATTCTTTTCATTACTTCATTTAtacgtttttcttttcttaatactttttaatcttGCAGTTTGTTCTGGAATACTAATAGTACTAATATCATCGAGATCAGCTGTTTCCATAACTGCTGAACCATTATGATGCATTGGGGTGCTAGTAATCACTTCATCCACATCCCTATGCAATACAAATTTGTCAGGGGTCACCAGTTTTCTAGATGTGCCAGGACTCACATGTGAAGTTTTAATTGATCGAAAATTAAGTTTGACCTGTTTCAATTTCTCGTTATTCTTCTCATATAACTTATGTACATTACTCGTAGATGTTACATTCTCCTTATTCTTATTTATACCACTTGTAGATGGCCCTTGGATTGGACTAGAATTCTGCGTATTTCTCTTCTTACTTTGCGAAGCAACAGGTTCATTGCTCTTCTCAACATTTCGTGAAATATATAAATCTCCTTTTCTTTGTTTCTTCTGCCCCTTTCTAGGTCTAGCAGATTCGGTTCGAGtcttatttttcttattttcattTGTGGAATATTGACTAGGATTCTGCTTATTTCCCTTCTCATTTTGCGAAACAGCAGGTTCATCGTTTCTCTCAACATTTCTTGAAATATATAAATCTCCTTTTCTTGTTTTCCTCTGCCTCTTTCTAGTAGATGTCCTTCGCTGCTGCCAGTTTTTTAAATAGCCTTCTTCGTTTGAACTACTCGAGTACTGAAAAGAAAGTATTTTTTAGTAGGAATGTATACTTTGCAATGAAGTCACATAGTTAACATACATCAATTTCTAGTGGACTATCCTCGTCAATTTCTTGTGACCATGTAAACGGACTGTcgttccacattttctcaaatgcTGTACTCAGATCCATCGATTTAAAACACTTTACAGATTGTTTGAACTGCTCTTTCGCTTTTGCGTTTAACTGTTCGTTTTGTAAATCGATATCCACTTTACTTGGCTTGATTGCATcaatattatattcaatatGTATAACTGCATTTATGTAGTCATCATCTTCGACACTATGTACACCTATCAAATTTATCATCATGTGAGTATACCCATCACTTGTTTGCAAAGTGCTGTTCTTCGTGTTAGATATGGTGTCCTGTAAATTTTCGATATTAGACTTTTCGTTCGACTGCGAACACCATGGATTAGAAGCGAATATATACCTTCAATGCCTTAAATTGTTCGCatcgtataaagtaacaatcTACGTAGTGTCTACAAGTTCTGACAAAGTTAGGTACATCTCTTATATTATTCGAAAACTGGCCTACTACATCTTCTAAATCAATGGACATCGGCATCGTCCATTTTCCTAAAGACCATTTAGTGTCTTTATACAGTACTTGTACGCcataaatatattctttgtcGTATTTATTCGACGGAGACAGATTAAATACAAATTCTTGTTCAGTGAACTGAAGACAACGGAAACCGGCAAAACgaaataattccaattccaattctacaTTGACATCCGGAATTTGCGAGTTGTCTAAATCGAAGCAAGTGTCAAGAGCATTCGACTTGCTGTCAATTTTGACATTTTTAAACGGGAAGAGGTCCAATTCGCACTCCAGTTGCGGAATTATGGACCGTAACTTTGCAATTTCCTTTTTCAATTTATCCTTTTCCTCCTGCAGCGGATCTAAAATCaggaaaacgataatattaatccAGTGGAAAAGTAATATTTGTACTTAATGTTTTATGTTTATtgtaacatttatttattatatttttgttcaaaTAACAGTATCAATATCCACaccaaaacatttttggcattttCCTTTGATGTTTTTATTAGATCAATACAAGCGGTATCGATTTTTAAGAAGCTACATTGTATTGCAAAACGGTAGCGAGAGAAATATGAGAAATAGATAGGATATCTCAGATATAAAAAGTGtactattaaattatattaattgtaGATGTACATTTCTCACCTAGGCTCTTTTCTGATATTTGCTTAGATGTGTCGACCTTTTTATTTCTCTTCTTTACTTCCATGacaaattatttcataaatgtaAACACAATTTAACCctactattttcaaatatgtaTCAGTACGTATATCCCGCCAAGATGTGATATGTGAATGTGAATGTGACGTGTACGCGATCAGTGGTTCTCATTTGCTACGACGAGAAGTTCGACAATTTTATTCGCGTATAATCTTTATTACTGTATAAAAATGTATGCGTTTTTTTCCAGTTAAAAATGTCATTTTTACGGCATTCGATATGTCGGGTCACGACCGTCACAGAGCTTTATGGGAGCATTATTACAAGGACTGTCAcggtattatttttataattgacaGCAGCGACAAGCTACGATTGGTCGTGGTGAAAGAAGAGCTGGATATGCTTCTTCAGCATCCAGACGTAGCAGGTATTGTCGTGTTCGTATTTTTACAGAAAAATCTTTCGAGAGACATCTGGAAGAATGAAATGTACTTGAAACATTCTAGGTCGCAAAATACCAATACTTTTTCTGGCGAACAAAATGGATCTGCCCGATTCTTTGACTACTGTCAAACTGGTTGCTGGCCTCGGCCTTGACCGTATACAAAATAAACCGTGGCATATTCGAGCAACGAACGCGATCACCGGAGAAGGTTTACAGCCAGGCATAGAATGGCTGACAGACCAAATTCGTGACATATACATCAACAAAAGATAAAGAAAATGTTGACAGGCCGCAAGAAcacaatatacatacattttacTATTTATCGATGTACAACATAATGTAATTTAGACAGTCTTATACGAATGAACCGCGCAATCGAATTGATATTTGTAACAAATCCGTCCAATAAATATATTAGCCATATTTTTGTGATACTTTGTTGACGCAGGTCGTTCAGAACAATTATCCGaatatttcttttaataaatttataaattcgaTATTCTTTCTGTGATGATATAAAGAAATTCCGTTGACGAGGAAAGCTGTTTTTATATTGCTTGCAATTTGTAACAGGTTGCATATCGCAAGGGACTAATCTTTAGTACAACCAAGCTACCGCCAGATGGTGATGACGTTTGTTTACATAGTCCTgaacaatataaatatgtaaatttggCAAAATACTTGTTTAATATTGATCGGTGACCATTTTCTGACCTTCTCTAATAAATACTACGTCGATCTGTAACTGACGATCGATGACAATCAATCGTGTCATTATCACGGTGAACAATTAATATGGTGTCGCCACAGTCTTATCAGACTACGTCAGAATTTCTACGTGGGAGTATGGCATATCGACTGATATCGACCCGTAACATTTGACAGTTTCACGTGAATTTCCACCGACACTCGCGGAATGTCTGTGAAACTTGGCAGGAAAATGAATGGGAAACATGTATTTGTCACTTCAATCTTATTCGTGGTCTCGCTTCAATTTACAGCATGCAACGCCGTTAAAAGATATCCGCTGCTCATGCCAAATGTTAGACCGTACAGGGTAAGTGTTAAACAACCCGcacgaaatattttaaatatgtttaaacattTCAGACAGTATGTACCGTGTTCATTCGTTTTGAAAGtataaaatgtcacaaatatgacATAGTTTTTATAATTCATAGGAGGAACTATATTTGTGTACACCTGTTAAAGTGGATCCTTCACAAAACTACTATATAGTTGGTTTCGAACCGAATGCGACAATGGCAACCGCTCACCATATACTTTTATACGGTTGCGGTAAACCAGGGAGCTCGAAAGCTGTGTGGAATTGTGGTGAGATGGAGCACCATATCGAAGAGGAAGATGAGACCATGATGCCTTGTGCAGAGCAGTCCCAGGTATAGAACTGcttagactcgtttccaggattgcaagggtacgggatgcaccttctcatttctttgGGGCTTTTCAGCAGTCAAAAGCGcttgataaaagatcaatctaggccgcagtcacccccaaattttctatttttacatttaccagatgtgaaaataggacttttgcaatcctggaaaccagactagccccttaagatACTGCGAAGAAATGCATTTCCTTGTTTTATTAATTCCCAATTTTTCCTACAGATATTGTACGCTTGGGCAAGAGACGCACCAAAGCTAATTTTACCAGAAGGAGTGGGCTTTAAAGTTGGCGGGAATTCTACTATCCAGTACTTGGTTCTGCAGGTACATTATGCTCACATTGATCACTTCAAGGATGGTAGCACGGATGACTCGGGCGTGTTTCTTCATTACACGTTACGTCCACTGAATAAACTAGCTGGGATCTTTTTACTGGGCACCTCGGGTGTGATACCCCCGAAGACCACAACCTACATGGAGACGTCCTGCATGATAAGAGAGAATAAAACCATACATCCGATTGCGTACAGAACGCACACGCACTCGCTCGGCAAAGTAGTTTCTGGGTATCTAGTGAAACCAGATTACACGTGGATAGAGCTAGGGAAAAGGGACCCTCTGACGCCACAGATGTTTTATCCCATACACAACAAGGTCTCGGCTGGACAAGGCGATCGAATAGCAGCTCGCTGCACTATGCAAAGCAATCGTGACAGTTCGACGTACATAGGCGCCACCAAGACCGACGAAATGTGCAATTTCTACTTAATGTACTACGTCGAGAACGACGAACCGTTGAAGATGAAATACTGTTTCACTCCAGGCCCTCCGTCTTACTATTGGAGAGAAGCTGGACTGCTCAACATACCTGACATCGAGGCGTCCAGTTTGTAACTCCTCGATTTTCGTACCTAAACTGGAACATTTGGCACATACACAAGACTGCGAACAGTGGAACCACTTTCCTCTAACGAAGTCTATCTTTGCTATTTCCTCCACTATTTACACGACTTTGAGTTGTCCGACCTCAAGTACTTAAGTTGCTCGAAATTCAGTCCTGACTATCGCTAGCATTTAAGCAGGGTAACGTTGACAGGTGTGGTATTATTGTGCCACAGGAAGATGGTGTTGTAAACGAGGCGATTAGTTGCAAGATGGGCCTACAGAGTGTAAGGATTTAATATTGTTACTAATACTACTTCCAATCATTTCTGACGACCAACGGTAATTATTAGTTAACACTGGGCTGCGAATCTCATGCATTTTCGAAATGGAAAAATCGCAGAAAATTTGTTATTATCgtataaagttccgcagtctggttatcgACAACGCACAACCAGTGATTTTCAGTACTTCTTCTTTCGATTTCTGAATTGTCgaagattatttatttatgcgaCCCTTACGTGTACTTACGTTATACCTCCACCAATTTGTTTATTAAAGAGAAACTCTGAAGAAATCCATATCGACGTTAAATACGAAACAATCACGTGTTTACTGACACAGAGACTACTGAGccagtaatatacatatatatatattatatttttaaacagaGCGGTGCTCCGAAGTTGTACATACTAGATTCTTTTAGCGCTAATCGACTGAAAGTATTCTATCCTACgataatgcaaattattttcgaaaatatacaGATGACAAATAGGTTCGTTTCTATATAAAACtcttaataatatattataccgATACGCGAATAAATCGTCTGATCCTTATTGCAATTCATTTGCTATGTATCTTTATTGCACCAGTGTGTCCTTAATGTTAATCCATTAGCATCATAAAGAAcaataaaatatcattaaattaaaacaTTA
This genomic window contains:
- the Vha13 gene encoding V-type proton ATPase subunit Vha13 gives rise to the protein MASQTQGIQQLLAAEKRAAEKVSEARKRKARRLKQAKEEAQDEIEKYRQERERQFREFEAKHMGSKEDVAARIDADTKIKIEEMNQAIAVHKDIVMLTILKLVYNIKPELHKNYRKEI
- the Ltv1 gene encoding LTV1 ribosome biogenesis factor isoform X2, with the protein product MPRCKAKKFIDKKNSVSFHLVHRSQKDPLIADENAPQRVLVPAGSTQAAKIERRSLNDNKRKEEQQKYGIYFDDDYDYLQHLKDANLLTTEWERIDCTSGSKKNEKSESKDEPKINLPSSVFESSVEEKVGLLNKAAPVSGLRLDLDPDIVAAMDEDFDYDDSENELEDNFIELANADVSGNEEEDDDDEYNRSSGGLALSDEEQDEVCSLNGPQYTFREEETRSRFTEYSMSSSVMRRNAQLTLLDDKFEKMYEAYDDSEIGALECDEIEGHVAPDSDLLLQCASEFEQQQHEDTNNVVKLMKDKMRILENEYSEDEDNLEDLVVAARQKDKWDCESFISTYSNIYNHPKLISEPKVEKIKVDPRTGIPKNVLDVSSGKLTAKTLAQFDQQNEIGKARGSQSVAETMKSTLSILSIRPKDETAYERRERKKALKEYRKERRIERKANTEAFKEEKKRQEKILLNNKQNIQGNRIN
- the Ltv1 gene encoding LTV1 ribosome biogenesis factor isoform X1, whose protein sequence is MPRCKAKKFIDKKNSVSFHLVHRSQKDPLIADENAPQRVLVPAGSTQAAKIERRSLNDNKRKEEQQKYGIYFDDDYDYLQHLKDANLLTTEWERIDCTSGSKKNEKSESKDEPKINLPSSVFESSVEEKVGLLNKAAPVSGLRLDLDPDIVAAMDEDFDYDDSENELEDNFIELANADVSGNEEEDDDDEYTDRSSGGLALSDEEQDEVCSLNGPQYTFREEETRSRFTEYSMSSSVMRRNAQLTLLDDKFEKMYEAYDDSEIGALECDEIEGHVAPDSDLLLQCASEFEQQQHEDTNNVVKLMKDKMRILENEYSEDEDNLEDLVVAARQKDKWDCESFISTYSNIYNHPKLISEPKVEKIKVDPRTGIPKNVLDVSSGKLTAKTLAQFDQQNEIGKARGSQSVAETMKSTLSILSIRPKDETAYERRERKKALKEYRKERRIERKANTEAFKEEKKRQEKILLNNKQNIQGNRIN
- the Arl6 gene encoding ADP ribosylation factor-like 6 isoform X2; the protein is MGLFDRLANLLGLKKKEVNVLVVGLNNSVKNVIFTAFDMSGHDRHRALWEHYYKDCHGIIFIIDSSDKLRLVVVKEELDMLLQHPDVAGRKIPILFLANKMDLPDSLTTVKLVAGLGLDRIQNKPWHIRATNAITGEGLQPGIEWLTDQIRDIYINKR
- the Arl6 gene encoding ADP ribosylation factor-like 6 isoform X1, encoding MGLFDRLANLLGLKKKEVNVLVVGLNNSGKSTVINNFKREDDRCIDIVPTVAYNVEKFSFKNVIFTAFDMSGHDRHRALWEHYYKDCHGIIFIIDSSDKLRLVVVKEELDMLLQHPDVAGRKIPILFLANKMDLPDSLTTVKLVAGLGLDRIQNKPWHIRATNAITGEGLQPGIEWLTDQIRDIYINKR
- the LOC143217011 gene encoding uncharacterized protein LOC143217011 — protein: MEVKKRNKKVDTSKQISEKSLDPLQEEKDKLKKEIAKLRSIIPQLECELDLFPFKNVKIDSKSNALDTCFDLDNSQIPDVNVELELELFRFAGFRCLQFTEQEFVFNLSPSNKYDKEYIYGVQVLYKDTKWSLGKWTMPMSIDLEDVVGQFSNNIRDVPNFVRTCRHYVDCYFIRCEQFKALKDTISNTKNSTLQTSDGYTHMMINLIGVHSVEDDDYINAVIHIEYNIDAIKPSKVDIDLQNEQLNAKAKEQFKQSVKCFKSMDLSTAFEKMWNDSPFTWSQEIDEDSPLEIDYSSSSNEEGYLKNWQQRRTSTRKRQRKTRKGDLYISRNVERNDEPAVSQNEKGNKQNPSQYSTNENKKNKTRTESARPRKGQKKQRKGDLYISRNVEKSNEPVASQSKKRNTQNSSPIQGPSTSGINKNKENVTSTSNVHKLYEKNNEKLKQVKLNFRSIKTSHVSPGTSRKLVTPDKFVLHRDVDEVITSTPMHHNGSAVMETADLDDISTISIPEQTARLKSIKKRKTYK
- the Phm gene encoding peptidylglycine-alpha-hydroxylating monooxygenase translates to MSVKLGRKMNGKHVFVTSILFVVSLQFTACNAVKRYPLLMPNVRPYREELYLCTPVKVDPSQNYYIVGFEPNATMATAHHILLYGCGKPGSSKAVWNCGEMEHHIEEEDETMMPCAEQSQILYAWARDAPKLILPEGVGFKVGGNSTIQYLVLQVHYAHIDHFKDGSTDDSGVFLHYTLRPLNKLAGIFLLGTSGVIPPKTTTYMETSCMIRENKTIHPIAYRTHTHSLGKVVSGYLVKPDYTWIELGKRDPLTPQMFYPIHNKVSAGQGDRIAARCTMQSNRDSSTYIGATKTDEMCNFYLMYYVENDEPLKMKYCFTPGPPSYYWREAGLLNIPDIEASSL